A genomic window from Xyrauchen texanus isolate HMW12.3.18 chromosome 15, RBS_HiC_50CHRs, whole genome shotgun sequence includes:
- the LOC127655801 gene encoding C-C chemokine receptor type 5-like, with protein sequence MGGQRATPFITLVSNTSGSIMNSSDFLLRTTVLPSSTGMVTISTLHLTPTSPSVNRTLDDEIHAVTPYDYGDYFESMDPSAFSPCAFGDHASSILPILYALFFMVGFLGNMLVVWVLLMGVKMRSMTDVCLLNLALADLLLVSSLPFLAHYATHQWIFGGFMCTIVLSAYHIGFYSGIFFIVLMSVDRYLAVVHAVFALRVRTRTYGILASVVIWIFAVLSSFPELMYLKISYYNKTETLCTAYPTDDTNSNHSSKTFGIFKMNILGLILPLIVTGFSYSMILNRLHTARSSRKHAVRLVIMVMVVFFICWAPYNVAAFVKALELKNLIGHSCENSKRITLSLQFTEAVAYLHSCLNPILYVFVGEKFRRHLFRLLYKTPCSRLRFMKSYFTQATGSVYSQTTSLEEKASTAV encoded by the exons ATGGGTGGTCAGAGGGCAACTCCATTTATCACACTTGT TTCTAACACCTCTGGTTCGATTATGAATTCTTCTGATTTCCTATTGAG GACCACTGTACTTCCTTCAAGCACAGGGATGGTAACCATCAGTACCCTACACCTGACTCCTACATCACCCAG TGTGAATAGGACATTAGATGATGAAATACATGCTGTTACACCATATGACTATGGTGATTACTTTGAAAGTATGGATCCATCTGCATTCTCTCCCTGTGCTTTTGGAGATCATGCATCAAGCATCCTCCCCATCTTATACGCCCTGTTTTTCATGGTGGGTTTTCTGGGTAACATGCTGGTGGTCTGGGTGCTCTTGATGGGTGTGAAGATGAGAAGTATGACAGACGTCTGTCTCCTGAACCTGGCTTTAGCTGACCTGCTGCTGGTCTCCTCCCTCCCCTTCCTGGCACACTATGCCACACACCAGTGGATCTTTGGAGGGTTCATGTGCACTATTGTCCTCAGCGCCTACCACATTGGATTCTACAGTGGGATTTTCTTCATTGTACTCATGAGTGTTGATAGATACTTAGCTGTAGTTCATGCTGTGTTTGCTTTGAGAGTAAGAACCAGAACATATGGGATCTTAGCCAGTGTGGTCATCTGGATCTTTGCTGTTTTATCATCCTTTCCGGAGCTGATGTACCTGAAAATCAGTTATTACAATAAAACAGAAACACTCTGTACAGCTTATCCCACAGATGATACAAATTCTAACCATTCTTCAAAGACTTTTGGTATCTTTAAGATGAACATTTTAGGCTTAATTCTCCCACTCATTGTAACTGGATTTAGTTACTCAATGATTCTGAACAGACTCCACACAGCTCGTTCTTCCAGAAAGCATGCTGTGCGCCTTGTCATCATGGTGATGGTTGTCTTCTTCATCTGTTGGGCTCCGTACAATGTTGCAGCTTTTGTGAAAGCTTTAGAGCTTAAAAATCTCATTGGACACTCATGTGAAAACAGCAAAAGAATCACTCTTAGTCTGCAGTTTACAGAGGCTGTGGCTTACTTACACAGTTGTCTGAATCCCATTCTCTatgtgtttgtgggagagaagTTTAGAAGGCATCTATTCAGACTTCTGTACAAGACACCCTGCAGCAGACTACGGTTCATGAAGAGTTACTTTACACAGGCCACAGGTTCTGTTTATTCACAGACCACAAGTCTGGAGGAAAAAGCTTCAACGGCAGTGTGA
- the si:cabz01093077.1 gene encoding C-C chemokine receptor type 4, with protein MPHIHEHIHQVSTSVSVNISHQQFIMDDGHTERMDTTLNYDYGLDGPCITEDSHLYSDLKAVIFFMVFALGLIGNITIIWVLLKVMHLKNMTNVCLLNLALSDLLMVLSLPFWALYAQGHYFRANAVCRAMAGGYQVGFYSGILFVTLMSVDRYLVIVHAVAVLGAKMLRYGVVVSVIIWVVSICAALPEAVFAAMVTEDNITNCQRVYPEGTARMWKLFRNFGENTVGLFISLPIIAYCYFRVLLVVQKTKNSKKDRAIKLIFAIVAVFVVFWVPYNVVVFLKTLQEFNILSSCEASHHINMAMGLTEKIALMHCCVNPLIYAFVGEKFRKSLTNAFSRYLSCIKVYQATSIHSKVSDNETSNTAF; from the coding sequence AATGGATACAACACTGAACTATGATTACGGACTCGATGGCCCATGCATTACTGAAGATTCGCACCTATACTCAGATTTAAAGGCTGTCATTTTCTTTATGGTCTTTGCGCTGGGCCTCATTGGAAATATCACTATCATATGGGTCCTCCTGAAAGTCATGCATCTGAAAAACATGACCAATGTCTGCCTTCTGAATCTGGCTCTATCAGACCTATTAATGGTCCTTTCTCTGCCTTTCTGGGCTCTCTATGCCCAGGGTCACTACTTTAGAGCCAATGCAGTATGTCGTGCTATGGCAGGTGGATACCAAGTGGGATTTTACAGTGGCATCCTGTTTGTGACCTTGATGAGTGTGGATCGCTATCTGGTTATCGTACACGCCGTGGCGGTGCTGGGTGCAAAGATGCTGCGTTATGGAGTTGTGGTGAGTGTCATTATATGGGTGGTTTCGATCTGTGCTGCCCTCCCCGAGGCAGTATTTGCAGCAATGGTCACGGAGGATAACATTACCAACTGCCAGAGAGTTTATCCTGAAGGCACTGCCCGGATGTGGAAGCTTTTCCGTAACTTTGGTGAAAATACAGTTGGGCTTTTCATTTCTTTGCCGATTATAGCCTACTGCTACTTTAGGGTCCTCTTGGTTGTGCAGAAGACCAAAAACTCAAAAAAGGATCGGGCTATAAAACTCATCTTTGCCATTGTTGCCGTGTTTGTGGTATTCTGGGTGCCCTATAATGTGGTGGTGTTTCTGAAAACATTGCAGGAGTTTAATATTCTAAGTAGCTGTGAGGCTTCACATCACATCAACATGGCCATGGGCTTGACTGAGAAAATCGCACTGATGCACTGCTGTGTAAATCCATTGATTTATGCTTTTGTTGGAGAGAAGTTCCGGAAAAGCCTAACAAACGCGTTTTCAAGATATCTTTCATGTATTAAGGTCTACCAAGCTACATCAATTCATTCAAAAGTTTCAGACAATGAAACCTCCAACACAGCTTTTTAA